The following are from one region of the Salicibibacter kimchii genome:
- the rplK gene encoding 50S ribosomal protein L11, with protein sequence MARKVEKVVKLQIPAGKANPAPPVGPALGQAGINIMGFCKEFNARTQEQAGTVIPVEISVYEDRSFTFVTKTPPAPVLLKEAAGVNSGSGEPHKTKVGSVSADKVREIAEMKMEDLNAESTEAAIRIIEGTARSIGIKVEG encoded by the coding sequence GTGGCTCGAAAGGTAGAGAAAGTAGTCAAGCTTCAAATTCCTGCAGGAAAAGCCAACCCGGCACCACCAGTCGGCCCGGCACTCGGTCAGGCTGGTATCAATATCATGGGTTTTTGTAAAGAATTCAACGCTCGCACTCAAGAGCAGGCGGGGACGGTTATCCCTGTAGAGATTAGCGTTTATGAGGATCGTTCCTTTACATTTGTCACAAAAACGCCGCCGGCTCCGGTTTTACTAAAAGAAGCCGCGGGAGTAAACAGCGGATCGGGCGAACCTCATAAGACAAAAGTCGGCAGTGTAAGCGCCGATAAAGTCCGTGAAATTGCAGAGATGAAAATGGAAGACCTCAATGCCGAAAGCACGGAAGCGGCGATCCGCATTATTGAAGGAACTGCCCGAAGCATAGGCATCAAGGTTGAAGGTTAG
- the secE gene encoding preprotein translocase subunit SecE → MRPITGEGLVIFKNSVKFLREVGKEMKRVTWPTPKELFKYTRTVLVTLIFITIFFALVDSGISYLVETFLA, encoded by the coding sequence ATGAGGCCGATAACAGGGGAGGGGCTCGTAATTTTTAAGAATAGTGTCAAGTTCCTGCGCGAAGTAGGAAAAGAAATGAAGCGTGTCACTTGGCCAACACCGAAAGAGCTTTTCAAGTATACGCGAACGGTGTTGGTTACACTCATCTTTATTACGATCTTTTTTGCGCTTGTTGACTCGGGGATATCTTATCTCGTGGAAACATTCCTCGCTTAA
- the rplJ gene encoding 50S ribosomal protein L10: protein MSTVLEQKQAVVQEIADKLANSESIMFVDYRGLNVGQATELRSKLREVDVEFKVYKNTMTRRATEETNYTDVDEHLVGPTAIATSRTDAVAAAKVLHEFSKENQALEIKAGIIQGEVMPVEDIKQLAELPSYDGLVSMLLNVLQAPIRNFALASKAVADQKEENEDAS, encoded by the coding sequence ATGAGCACTGTGCTCGAACAAAAACAAGCGGTCGTACAAGAAATTGCCGATAAGCTTGCAAACAGCGAATCGATTATGTTCGTCGATTACCGTGGTCTCAATGTTGGTCAAGCAACAGAACTCCGTAGTAAGCTTCGGGAAGTGGATGTGGAATTTAAGGTGTATAAAAACACAATGACACGCCGCGCGACGGAGGAAACGAACTACACCGACGTTGACGAGCACCTTGTTGGGCCGACGGCGATTGCCACAAGTCGTACAGACGCAGTAGCGGCTGCGAAAGTTTTGCATGAATTCTCGAAAGAGAATCAAGCCCTAGAGATCAAGGCAGGTATCATTCAGGGAGAGGTCATGCCTGTCGAAGACATCAAGCAACTCGCTGAACTTCCGTCTTACGACGGTCTTGTTTCCATGTTGCTCAATGTCTTGCAAGCGCCGATCCGTAACTTTGCCCTTGCTTCCAAAGCAGTGGCTGACCAAAAAGAGGAAAACGAAGACGCATCTTAA
- the sigH gene encoding RNA polymerase sporulation sigma factor SigH yields the protein MVVNVHFIEKKQRHVEETEDDRLVRKVHHGDSAALEKLIHKYKNFVRVKSRSYFLIGADHEDIVQEGMIGLYKAIRDFKGNKLSSFRAFAELCITRQIITAVKAATRQKHLPLNSYVSLDKPIYDEESDRTLMDVICSTIVTNPEEMLINQEELENVEHKITELLSELEQKVLRLYLDGHSYQEISVAAEAHEKSIDNALQRVKRKLERFTHRKKILL from the coding sequence ATGGTTGTGAATGTACACTTCATCGAGAAGAAACAGCGACACGTTGAGGAGACGGAAGACGACCGACTTGTAAGAAAGGTACACCATGGGGACTCCGCTGCGTTGGAAAAATTGATTCACAAGTACAAAAACTTTGTCCGTGTAAAATCCCGATCTTATTTTCTTATAGGCGCTGATCACGAAGATATTGTACAGGAAGGGATGATTGGACTTTATAAGGCCATTCGCGATTTTAAGGGAAACAAGCTTTCCTCGTTTCGCGCGTTTGCAGAGCTTTGCATTACACGCCAAATCATTACCGCGGTTAAAGCTGCTACCCGTCAGAAGCACCTTCCCTTAAATTCATATGTATCGTTGGACAAGCCAATTTATGATGAAGAATCAGATCGTACGTTGATGGATGTGATTTGCAGCACGATTGTTACGAATCCGGAAGAAATGCTGATTAATCAAGAAGAATTGGAAAATGTTGAACATAAAATAACCGAATTATTAAGCGAATTGGAACAAAAAGTGCTTCGTCTTTATTTAGACGGCCATTCCTACCAGGAAATATCCGTTGCTGCCGAGGCACATGAAAAATCGATTGACAATGCGTTGCAACGGGTAAAAAGGAAACTTGAAAGATTTACCCATAGAAAGAAAATATTACTTTGA
- a CDS encoding class I SAM-dependent methyltransferase — translation MSQHYYSRHPGAPSRERSFTTEVKDRSFSFVVDDGVFSKGGLDFGSRFLIETFTEPDISGPLLDMGCGYGPIGITLAAFTGRRVVMTDVNERAVALARQNVTRNDANGVEAVSGDGFSGVTNEERFSAIVTNPPIRAGKATVHAIYSEALDYLLPGGALWVVIRKKQGAPTTKQKLQQLYRKVIEVKKEKGYVIYKAEV, via the coding sequence TTGTCGCAACATTACTATAGTCGACATCCGGGAGCACCAAGTAGGGAGCGCTCATTTACAACTGAAGTAAAAGACCGTTCGTTTTCTTTCGTTGTCGACGACGGCGTTTTTTCAAAAGGAGGGCTGGACTTTGGAAGTCGTTTTTTGATTGAGACATTTACCGAGCCTGATATTTCCGGTCCGTTGCTGGATATGGGGTGTGGGTATGGGCCGATCGGGATCACCCTCGCGGCATTTACCGGGCGGCGCGTAGTGATGACTGATGTGAATGAGCGGGCGGTGGCTCTTGCGCGACAAAATGTTACCCGTAACGATGCAAATGGAGTTGAAGCTGTTTCGGGAGATGGTTTCTCGGGTGTGACGAATGAAGAGCGGTTTTCGGCAATTGTGACGAATCCGCCGATTCGGGCAGGAAAAGCGACGGTACATGCTATTTATTCGGAGGCGCTTGATTATCTGTTGCCCGGGGGTGCGCTTTGGGTTGTGATCCGAAAAAAACAAGGGGCGCCGACAACAAAACAAAAACTTCAACAACTATATAGGAAAGTCATTGAAGTGAAGAAAGAAAAGGGGTATGTCATTTATAAGGCGGAGGTTTAA
- the rplL gene encoding 50S ribosomal protein L7/L12: MAKEQIIEEIKGMTVLELNDLVKAIEEEFGVTAAAPVAVGGGDGGGEAAEEEQTEFNVVLNNAGSSKINVIKVVRGIADLGLKEAKALVDGAPETIKESVSKEDAEDMKSQLEEAGAEVELK, encoded by the coding sequence ATGGCAAAAGAACAAATCATTGAAGAAATCAAAGGCATGACCGTTCTTGAATTGAACGATCTTGTGAAAGCCATCGAGGAAGAATTCGGAGTAACTGCAGCAGCGCCGGTCGCTGTCGGCGGCGGTGACGGTGGCGGAGAAGCTGCCGAAGAAGAACAAACAGAATTTAACGTTGTGTTAAATAATGCTGGTTCTTCTAAAATCAATGTCATCAAAGTCGTGCGCGGCATCGCAGATCTTGGTCTTAAAGAGGCAAAAGCGCTCGTGGATGGCGCTCCGGAAACAATTAAAGAAAGCGTAAGCAAAGAAGACGCCGAAGACATGAAGAGCCAGCTTGAAGAAGCAGGCGCAGAAGTTGAATTAAAATAG
- the nusG gene encoding transcription termination/antitermination protein NusG — MEKNWYVVHTYSGYENRVKINLEKRVASMEMLDKIFRILVPMDEEKETKDGKTKTVTKKTFPGYVIVEMVMTDDSWYVVRNTPGVTGFVGSPGAGSKPNALLPDEVDDILRKMGEDTPKAEIDVQLKESVKVKDGPFTDFTGTVEEINGEQQKLKVHVNMFGRETPVELDFNQVEKV; from the coding sequence ATGGAGAAAAACTGGTATGTGGTACACACGTATTCCGGTTATGAGAACAGAGTGAAAATTAACCTGGAGAAGCGTGTGGCATCCATGGAGATGCTTGATAAGATCTTCAGGATACTTGTCCCTATGGACGAGGAGAAGGAAACGAAAGATGGGAAGACAAAGACGGTCACCAAAAAAACATTTCCGGGATATGTCATCGTGGAAATGGTGATGACGGATGATTCTTGGTATGTGGTACGGAACACCCCGGGGGTCACCGGTTTTGTCGGCTCACCGGGAGCGGGTTCTAAGCCCAATGCGCTTTTGCCAGACGAAGTGGACGACATTTTGCGGAAAATGGGTGAAGATACACCGAAGGCAGAAATTGATGTTCAATTAAAAGAGTCGGTAAAAGTGAAAGACGGCCCGTTCACTGATTTCACAGGCACTGTGGAGGAAATCAATGGGGAGCAACAAAAGCTCAAGGTACACGTCAATATGTTCGGACGGGAGACGCCCGTAGAGCTTGATTTTAATCAAGTAGAAAAAGTATAA
- the rpoB gene encoding DNA-directed RNA polymerase subunit beta: MTGQLIQYGRHRQRRSYARISEVLELPNLIEIQTSSYQWFLDEGMRVMFQDISPIEDFTGNLVLEFIDYSLGEPKYSVEDSKERDVTYSAPLRVKVRLMNQETGEVKEQEVFMGDFPLMTDTGTFIINGAERVIVSQLVRSPSVYYNQKFDKNGKRGFTATVIPNRGAWLEFETDAKDITYVRIDRTRKIPITVLLRALGFGSDQEIVDLIGENEFLRNSLEKDSTDDTEKALLEIYERLRPGEPPTVDNARSLLESRFFDPKRYDLANVGRYKVNKKLHIKERLFNQVLAETLADPETGEILAEEGTLIDRRVLDRLLPYLDDGLGFKSFRVAGGMVDEEGEVTVQSIKVFAPNDPDGEQTIEVISNGTPDPNIKNITAEDIVASVSYFFNLLHGVGGTDDIDHLGNRRLRSVGELLQNQFRIGLSRMERVVRERMSIQDPSQITPQGLINIRPVIASIKEFFGSSQLSQFMDQTNPLAELTHKRRLSALGPGGLTRERAGTEVRDVHYSHYGRMCPIETPEGPNIGLINSLSSYAKVNAFGFMETPYRRVDPETGVVSDRVDYLTADEELNYVMAQANASLNEDGTFVDDHIIARFREENTIVAKERIDYMDVSPKQVVSAATASIPFLENDDSNRALMGANMQRQAVPLLEPEAPIVGTGMEYVSAKDSGAAITAAHRGVVKRVTAREIQMRRLEEVDGKEVETDEDVYRMSKFIRSNQGTSYNQRPIVDSGDVIDKGEVLADGPSMDKGEMAIGRNVLLGFMTWEGYNYEDAIILSERLVKDDVFTSIHIEEYESEARDTKLGPEEITRDIPNVGEDALRNLDDRGIIRVGAEIKDGDILVGKVTPKGMTELTAEERLLHAIFGEKAREVRDTSLKAPHGGDGIVLDVKIFNREDGDELPPGVNQLVRVYIVQKRKIHEGDKMAGRHGNKGVISRILPEEDMPFMPDGTPVDMMLNPLGVPSRMNIGQVLEMHLGMSARELGIHVATPVFDGAREEDVQASFEEAGIASDGKTVLYDGRSGEAYDHRVSVGVMYMIKLAHMVDDKLHARSTGPYSLVTQQPLGGKAQFGGQRFGEMEVWALEAYGAAYTLQEILTVKSDDTIGRVKTYESIVKGENVPEPGVPESFKVLIKELQSLGMDVKMLSSNEEEIEMKELDDEEDESNDKMNLKLESTENA, encoded by the coding sequence TTGACAGGTCAACTTATTCAGTATGGACGTCATCGCCAGCGCAGAAGCTACGCAAGAATTAGCGAGGTACTAGAGCTTCCCAATCTCATTGAGATTCAAACGTCTTCCTATCAGTGGTTTCTTGATGAGGGGATGCGAGTCATGTTTCAGGACATTTCCCCTATAGAAGATTTTACTGGCAATCTCGTCTTGGAATTTATCGACTATAGCCTTGGTGAGCCAAAGTATTCCGTCGAAGATTCTAAAGAGCGGGATGTTACGTATTCTGCTCCATTACGTGTGAAAGTTCGCCTCATGAACCAGGAAACCGGTGAGGTGAAGGAACAGGAAGTATTCATGGGTGACTTCCCGCTCATGACCGATACCGGAACATTTATTATTAATGGGGCGGAACGCGTGATCGTTTCTCAGCTTGTTCGTTCTCCCAGTGTTTATTACAACCAAAAATTCGATAAAAACGGGAAAAGAGGTTTTACCGCAACGGTCATCCCGAATCGTGGGGCTTGGCTTGAATTTGAAACGGATGCGAAAGATATCACTTATGTACGTATCGATCGCACCCGAAAAATTCCCATAACGGTCCTATTAAGGGCACTTGGTTTCGGCTCGGACCAAGAGATCGTTGATTTAATAGGAGAGAATGAGTTTCTGCGCAATTCTTTGGAAAAAGACAGTACGGATGACACCGAAAAAGCGCTGTTGGAAATCTATGAGCGACTTCGTCCCGGTGAACCGCCGACGGTAGACAATGCTCGTAGCTTGCTTGAATCCCGCTTTTTTGATCCGAAGCGATATGATCTAGCGAATGTAGGGCGCTATAAAGTCAATAAGAAGCTGCATATTAAAGAGCGTCTGTTTAATCAAGTTCTAGCAGAGACGCTTGCGGATCCGGAAACCGGTGAAATCCTTGCGGAAGAAGGAACGCTCATTGACCGGCGTGTGCTCGACCGTTTGCTCCCTTATCTGGATGATGGACTTGGGTTTAAATCCTTCAGGGTCGCCGGAGGCATGGTTGATGAGGAGGGCGAAGTAACGGTTCAATCGATTAAAGTGTTTGCTCCCAACGATCCGGACGGCGAGCAGACGATTGAAGTGATTAGCAACGGGACGCCGGATCCTAACATCAAAAACATTACAGCGGAAGATATTGTCGCTTCCGTCAGCTATTTTTTCAACTTGCTTCATGGTGTTGGCGGCACGGATGATATCGACCATCTGGGAAACCGTCGTTTGCGCTCGGTCGGGGAGTTGCTGCAAAATCAATTTCGCATTGGTTTGTCCCGAATGGAGCGTGTCGTTCGTGAACGAATGTCGATTCAAGATCCAAGTCAAATCACGCCGCAGGGGCTCATCAATATTCGGCCGGTCATTGCTTCCATTAAAGAGTTTTTCGGAAGCTCACAGCTTTCACAATTTATGGATCAAACGAATCCGCTTGCCGAACTGACACACAAGCGTCGCTTGTCTGCGCTTGGTCCGGGCGGTTTGACAAGGGAGAGGGCCGGCACGGAGGTTCGTGACGTTCACTACTCTCACTATGGCCGTATGTGTCCGATTGAAACACCTGAGGGTCCGAATATCGGCTTGATCAACTCGTTGTCTTCGTATGCAAAAGTTAATGCGTTTGGCTTCATGGAAACGCCTTATCGGCGTGTCGATCCGGAAACAGGGGTCGTCTCCGATCGCGTGGACTATTTGACGGCCGATGAAGAATTGAACTACGTGATGGCTCAAGCTAACGCGAGCCTGAATGAAGACGGCACGTTTGTCGATGATCATATCATTGCTCGTTTTCGTGAAGAAAATACAATCGTAGCGAAAGAACGCATTGATTATATGGACGTTTCCCCTAAACAAGTGGTTTCGGCAGCAACGGCATCTATTCCATTCCTTGAAAACGATGACTCCAACCGTGCGCTGATGGGGGCGAATATGCAACGTCAAGCTGTTCCGTTGCTGGAACCGGAGGCTCCCATAGTCGGAACGGGCATGGAGTATGTTTCCGCGAAGGATTCAGGTGCGGCCATCACCGCTGCTCATCGAGGAGTCGTCAAGCGTGTGACGGCAAGAGAAATCCAGATGCGCCGTCTTGAGGAAGTGGACGGAAAAGAAGTTGAAACCGATGAAGATGTATACCGAATGTCCAAGTTTATCCGCTCCAATCAAGGCACAAGTTACAATCAACGCCCAATTGTCGATAGTGGCGATGTGATCGACAAAGGGGAAGTGTTGGCCGACGGACCTTCGATGGATAAAGGGGAAATGGCCATCGGACGAAATGTGCTTCTTGGCTTTATGACTTGGGAAGGATACAACTATGAAGATGCCATCATTCTGAGTGAACGGCTTGTAAAAGATGATGTCTTTACCTCCATTCACATCGAAGAATATGAATCGGAAGCACGCGACACGAAACTGGGGCCGGAAGAAATCACCCGGGATATTCCGAACGTCGGGGAAGATGCTTTGCGTAACCTCGATGACCGGGGCATTATTCGTGTCGGTGCCGAAATTAAAGACGGGGATATCCTCGTTGGCAAAGTGACCCCGAAAGGGATGACTGAACTTACGGCTGAAGAGCGCTTGCTTCACGCCATCTTCGGTGAAAAAGCGCGTGAAGTACGTGATACGTCGTTAAAAGCGCCTCACGGCGGGGACGGTATCGTGCTTGATGTAAAGATTTTCAACCGTGAAGACGGTGACGAGCTTCCGCCGGGTGTGAACCAGCTCGTGCGTGTGTATATCGTACAAAAGCGAAAGATTCACGAAGGCGATAAAATGGCCGGTCGACACGGAAACAAAGGCGTTATTTCCCGGATCCTACCCGAGGAAGATATGCCTTTCATGCCGGATGGCACGCCGGTAGACATGATGTTAAACCCCCTCGGAGTGCCCTCGCGAATGAATATCGGACAAGTGCTGGAAATGCACTTGGGCATGTCCGCGCGCGAACTTGGAATTCATGTCGCCACACCGGTCTTTGACGGTGCCCGTGAAGAGGACGTTCAGGCGTCGTTTGAAGAAGCAGGAATAGCCAGTGACGGAAAAACCGTTTTATATGACGGGCGCAGTGGCGAGGCCTATGATCACCGTGTATCTGTCGGGGTTATGTATATGATTAAGCTGGCTCACATGGTAGACGACAAACTTCATGCCCGTTCCACCGGCCCCTATTCCTTGGTTACGCAACAGCCGTTGGGCGGAAAAGCGCAATTTGGTGGACAGCGTTTTGGCGAGATGGAAGTTTGGGCGCTTGAGGCTTATGGAGCCGCGTATACGTTGCAAGAAATTCTGACGGTAAAGTCTGACGACACGATTGGTCGTGTGAAAACGTATGAATCGATCGTTAAAGGTGAGAATGTACCGGAACCGGGTGTTCCGGAATCGTTCAAAGTGTTGATTAAAGAGCTCCAGAGCCTAGGCATGGACGTGAAAATGTTATCCAGCAATGAAGAAGAAATTGAAATGAAAGAGCTGGATGATGAAGAAGACGAGTCGAATGACAAAATGAACTTGAAACTGGAGTCTACGGAGAACGCTTAA
- the rplA gene encoding 50S ribosomal protein L1: MPKKQGKKFIDAQKQVDTSHDYAPVEALELVQKVAPANFDETVEVAVRLGVDPRKADQQIRGAVVLPHGTGKTKRVLVFAKGEKAKEAEEAGADIVGEEELVNRIQQGWLDFDVVVATPDMMAQVGKLGRVLGPRGLMPNPKTGTVTMDVAQAVNEIKAGKVEYRVEKAGNIHVPIGKVSFDAQQLNENLNTVIDTLVKAKPSAAKGVYVRNISVASSMGPGVKVTTSGVKV; the protein is encoded by the coding sequence ATGCCTAAAAAACAAGGGAAAAAATTTATAGATGCACAAAAACAAGTAGACACGTCACACGATTATGCCCCCGTCGAGGCATTGGAGCTCGTGCAAAAAGTAGCTCCTGCGAATTTTGATGAGACGGTAGAAGTTGCGGTTCGCCTCGGTGTTGACCCGCGTAAAGCTGATCAACAAATTCGCGGTGCTGTTGTTCTCCCTCACGGAACAGGGAAAACAAAGCGTGTCCTTGTATTTGCGAAAGGCGAAAAAGCGAAAGAAGCAGAAGAAGCCGGTGCAGACATTGTCGGTGAGGAAGAGCTTGTCAACCGCATCCAGCAAGGATGGTTGGATTTTGATGTTGTTGTGGCTACGCCGGATATGATGGCCCAAGTCGGTAAACTCGGTCGTGTGCTTGGTCCCCGCGGGTTAATGCCGAACCCGAAAACAGGGACGGTAACGATGGATGTTGCGCAAGCAGTGAACGAAATTAAAGCAGGGAAGGTCGAGTACCGGGTGGAGAAAGCAGGAAATATTCATGTACCGATAGGGAAAGTGTCTTTCGATGCGCAGCAGTTGAACGAGAATCTGAACACAGTCATCGACACGCTCGTAAAGGCAAAACCATCGGCCGCCAAAGGCGTCTATGTGCGGAATATTTCAGTCGCTTCTTCCATGGGTCCGGGTGTAAAGGTGACGACAAGCGGAGTGAAGGTTTGA